A stretch of DNA from Cannabis sativa cultivar Pink pepper isolate KNU-18-1 chromosome X, ASM2916894v1, whole genome shotgun sequence:
TATGTTTGCTTTACTTTCTGCCAGTAGGAGTTAGTTAAGTTGTTTTGGTTAGTTAGTTAATCTAACTATCTAAAGTTAGTTCAGCTTAGTTAGTTTTGACTAGCTTGACTAGCTTAGTTAGAAAGAATTGCATTACATTGAATAGACCAATTACAATGGAAAAATATACACAATAGAGCTGAGGGTTTGGCATATAGTTAGgtgttgaaaaattaaatacaatAGAGCATCCCATGTTGCCTTTTTCCTGCTCCAAGTTATGTCAAAATGTTTTTGAAAgacattttcattttttatagtTACACTGCTGGCTCAGCCTTGTTTCAATTCTTCTCATCAGTTTCTCAAGAGTGAAAGAAAATGAGGCTTGTGGGACTCACAGGTGGAATTTCCTCTGGCAAGAGCACTGTTTCAACTCTCTTCAAAGCTCATGGCATTCCGGTTGTTGATGCTGATGTTGTTGCTCGTGTATGCTTCTCTTATTATTGAATTAAATCCCTTTGTAATAAGCTTTTAtttaatctaataaaaatatatttaatatcaaTTAGTTCATAAACATTCAGCATTATAAAGAtggaaaaattatgaaaattcaGCATGATTCTTTATGTGATATTATCCACTTGGTTCCTAGTGAAACCTGGTATCATTATTTGCGTGTATTCGTTCTTTTCAACAATTGGGGCCTGTTTGCTATTTGCTTCTGTTTCATGCATTGAATTTTTATTGTTCAGGATGTTCTTAAGAAGGGCACTGGTGGCTGGAAAAAGGTAGTTTCAGCATTTGGAGAAGAAATCTTACAACCAGATGGAGAAGTAGATCGGCCTAGACTTGGCCAGATTGTATTTTCTGATCCGGGAAAGCGTCAACTTCTTAATCGGTATGCATATTTGAATCTAGATACAATTATTCTACATAAAAGTCTAATGTTTATGAAGATGTAGATGGATTAGATGTTTCACTCATGTTGTGCCTACACAAAATGATTTCTATTGTGTTTTTAAAGGAAAAGTTAAGTGGCGTAAAGGTAAAAATGGATGGTTTGATGTCTTTGGGTAATTTGTCATTTATAGAAACTTCAGTTTGAATGGACTCttttagaattaattttaactttttatCGAAAACAGAAATGTATCGTTTACTTTTACAACTTAGAATGCCAGTACGAGGTATTGTATACTAAACCATACACGAACATTAATAAAAACTTAGGACACTAGTAACTGCATGAAAACTATTTGAACTGATTAGCACCAATAGCTAGGTATAGATTTGTAATTGTAGGAAATTGTTGAGATAATGCGACCTCTTTCCATTTACCTATTTCTTGTTGAGTTACTTTCGTCAATAATTTTAAGTTGAATTGATTCAACATCCTTTAACAGGTGTCCGTCTAGCAAAAAAATTGGtccaattaaatttttaaactacAAAGTGAACTTTTAATGCTTGTATGACTTTGACTTGTACAGATTACATGTGAGacatttttcattttcatttgttATGAACAATTTGCCCTGGATTCTTCTTACAATACCAATTTTTTACGTTACTATTTCATTGTCTTGCAGCCTACTAGCCCCTTATATATCTTCAGGCatattttgggaaattttgAAGTTATGGATTAAGGGGTCTAAGGTGATTGTTCTTGATATTCCTCTATTGTTTGAAGCCAGGATGGATAAATGGACAAAGCCAATTATAGTAGTATGGGTTGACCCTGAAACACAGCTCCATCGACTTATGGCAAGAGATGGTTCGAACGAGGAGGATGCTCAGAATAGGATTAATGCTCAAATGTCACtagatttgaaaagaaaaaaagcagACATAGTAATTAATAACACTGGATCACTTGATGAGTTGAATGAAGAGTTTCAGAAAGTCTTGTGTGAGGTGACAAAGCCCCTGACATGGACCGAATTCGGTCTTTCAAGGCAAGGAGCCTTGTCTGTTCTCGCTTCCACTATTGTTGGTGTTATTTTTTGCAGAAATATTTTCAGTAACAGTTCAAGACTATGACTTGGTGCTTAggattttatttctttatttatttttcaaacccaTATATCTGGTTGGTGTCGTGTTAGTTTGTATGTTTGAGTTTCCAAACAGTTGTATTTGTAAAAGAATTCAAGAAAGTTTTGTCATGTTCTCTCTACTTTGTGTTACTTCATTGGTCTTCAGAATTTTATTTGAGCAAgctattagtttatttatttattcataattgTTCAAGCTAATCCGAAGTTTATGAATCACTACTTTACAGTTTTTATGTTATGTTCTTTTttacattttcttttaattGGATGACCAGCTTAATGGGTCACTCCTTTTAGTGATAATGGATCTATTTATTGTCCCAAGTGACAAGTATAGTCACAAATCACTTTAGATATCATTTATAAAGCTTTATCAAACTCATTGGCTTACCTAAAGTGGGACATAAGTAAATCAAGATCCATTATAGCATTCTTTTTATTGTGTTTGATATGAATATTTTACTGATAATGAGTACAAgagtattaataaaataaagaataaaaagaaaagagaaatttaACTAATTATGTCTACATTAGGGGGAAATTGATATTCTAAACTAAGAATCCGTTTGGCACAGTTGTACTGTGGGGAAAAGTAATTGTGATCAAAACTGTGGAAAAAACATATACCAATTTTAAAGTGCTAAAGTTGTTGAGATTTTATTATAATAGtgacaatatttttatttagttcattataattacatatatatatatatataaaaggaagagatttcaatggttacatttttattgtaaccatcatggttacatttttttaagtcattggattactattaaatggttgtgattaatttggaaattaaataaaaataaataataaataacttgtaacctgaaagtaacctaataatttatttccttataaaactttaattaagattaattataattattaattaattttttgtaatttattactatataaggatctttcagcattattttttttgcacttaaattatttaaagttttatagcaaaactttttataatttaaaattatacacatataattgggcttttttcataaatgtacaacaaaatcaaaataattacaaaaaatgtgcaaaaaaaaattattttaaaaatttatacattttgaaagcttattacatgaaaccatacatttttaatatgtttattaaacctcaaaataaacaatttcgtaaaattaattaaacagttttataaaaataaacaagttaaatattttttattaaaagataaatgtttattatctattttattatgaattattataatttaataagattttttttaataaaatacaatatcaaaattataaacattaatgtatataaatataaatcaatacttaaaattactaaaaataaacatgacacgtagagtgatataataaacatatgtgaatattattattttgtttattaaagtagtatgtttaatagatagaaaataaaataaacatatatatacaaagtattttatattattagtatgtttattataattgtaaacataaaaatagacatagtcaatttatactatactaaaataagtatattttctttctattgtttctatatattgattattttctaatgagttagtgaacgagttttttattgaagtataattcttacatcaaaaaataaataaacaaacataactttataaattccaaaaattatttaattaaaaaaaataaacacgacacaattaataaacaaagaaaaagataaagataaataattttttatatatattatttattttttaaaaaattactaaaaaaataaacataacacacgtagagtgatataataaacttatgtgaatattattattttgtttattaaattagtatgtttaattaatagaaaataaaataaatacacacataaaatattttatattattagtatgtttattataatggtaaacataaaaataaacatagccaataaacacatatataaaatgttttatattattaatatgtttattataattgtaaacataaaaataaacataaccaatattaccatatatatactaatcaataattattaccatatatattataataaaaattgaaaaaaaaaatttaattatatataaaagtgtatgagaaaatgataataagtttttttgcacatattttgtaattaattaaaataatgtatataaaattgtaaaatgccccatataatttcataatttaaattttattatacttgtaatcttaattttaaattattacacttaattatttatttttttttatttaaatatttacaaagtaaaaagtgaaataagttgaagaattttttttttaaaaaatggctacacttgttatcgattgattagcttgaggcttcatacttagttcatctaattgtaacaaaataattaaatatcatttaaaaataattaattatttaaaaatttattataagaagagaattttaatttgtgtaaaaagaagtttaatttttgtaaaaaaataaattttattgtaaatattataattaaatggcttaattgttaaaataattagagtaaggatttaaatataaatagaaaaaattatttataaatattaattgctaaaagaggtcttgttaaatatttaattaatcattttaagaaaatagttaattataattaattaattctaaaaaatgaatgtttacctattagtaacctgctattacaggtcaaagaaaaatgtaaccatatggttacaataaaaatgtaaccattgaatagtcacccatatataaaaatatgttacatataatttttatttttatatatttttaattaatttttttcatagtataaatttatatgcatttgataaaattaatttttaatatttttaaattatatgtttatcacttgtaaaaaaaaattgtaatttataAAAAACATAGAGTGATATTGttggttaataataataaaatattttttaaaagaaaataaaaaataaaaaatttatttctttcttaaaaaatatttttattttttgtaatatacaataaataattaaataaatttatcgtaaaaaataatttattatagagtcttttaatcaaaacagtttttttttttaaaagttgagTTATACCAGCTTTAGCTTTTAGCTGTAGCTtttctataaattttttaataagcttttttttaattacttacCAAACACCTTTTTGTcacagattttttaaaaaacagcttttaacttttttcaaaaaatgtatCAAGCGGGCCCTaatattatgaaatattaaaagaatatgTCAAATATTATGTGCTATCCCTATAATACTCCTCTAGGCTAACTCACTTGTGTTCTCTCTTCACTCATTCATACCAACCCACTCACAAATCtcatttttttcattcatttcttAACGAAGTTTATGGCAAAGTTAGCATTAGACTTTCTGACCCATGCTAAATGTTGTCCTCAACCATGTGTGGATCCACTTCTAGAATTAGGCATATTTCGTCAAATAGATGGAGAACCACGACGATGAGACAGAGTAGGGAATCTTGGTGGAGGATGCTGAGCTGAGACATAGCCAGATTGAGATCCTGGACCTCTGGACAGGGGAGGAGCACTAAAAATGTTAGTGTGAGAATAATAAGGTGAAGAGAATGTACCTCTTCCTCTAGTAAATGGTTTTGTATGAGTAAGATTGGCCTCTGTTTTAGCAATGTCAAGTTCTCAGGTGGCTTTTTCCAATCGAACCTCCTGTGCCATTAGGAGATCTTTGATTTCAGCCACAAAATACTCATCAGTTCGAGAATTGATAGAAATAATGAAGACATTGTAGTCGTTTGTCAAGCCATTGAAGATAGCTTCAATGGGTTCAACAGGATTGATGTGATGACCAATCGAAGCAAGAAGATCCACCAACCTCTTGATCTTGAGAAGATAATAACCTAATGACCCCTACATCTTGGCATTGCGAAGCAGAGTTCTGTATTGACCTATGTTAGCTCGATTGAGAGTTGTATAATTCTCATAAAAAGCAGATCTGTGCAGCTGTGTCACAACCCACCATTCTCGTCAAGATCTTCTCAGACGTGGAAGACAGTAACCATGAAACAAGAACACTATCTTGTTGTTTCCAATCCTCATACTCACAACTTAAACGATTCATTCGACAATCAACTTCAGTGAGAAATTGAGGAGGAGTAAGATTTGGATCAAGGAAATTCTATAATCGTGCACTTATTTGATTGCAGCAAAGACTTGGTGTCTCCATGGTAAGTAATTGTGTTCACCGATTCAGACCAAAAGAGAGTGAGAAAAGGTAGTAGGTGGAGATGTTTTTGGAAGAGCAAAATTGTTATTGGCTGAGGCTTGAGACGAACCTCCATGGCTGTCAAGAGACGAGGTTGCCATTATTGAAAGAAtgaagctctgataccatgtaaagttttagagagaaagaaaggagagaaagaattGTATTACATTGAATAGACCAATTACAAGCCTAGACTAAGATTCTCTAACACTCCTCAATAACAAAAATCCCAAGTGAGGTCTTTGATCAAAATCCAAAATGGGATAATGTGAGGTCATCTACTTTAAGATTCCCAAAAAGTCTTTCACCTCAAATATCAAAGTGaattaatttttcacaaaaattcgaAACTACGTTTGACTTGATTCCTATAAAAGAATACGTAAGCAGCTTAGTTATTAAGATTAAGTGCAATCGCTAATATCACAAAATGGTATAAAATACAATTgtcaaaatttcataaaaagTTATTCACCTATGACTTTTTCTAAATGTTCAAATAGCAATAAATTTCTGAAAATGGTACAAGTGGCTTGATTCTTCATAAAGAAGGTATGTAGGCAACACAGCTAGCCAAAATTACTAAGTTCAGCTACAATTCTAAATTTTCTCCAATTTTCTCCAAAGTTTACTTCAATTATTTAATATCATCGTAATTGGAATCCAAGTGTATTTCCTTTAAACAAAATGATTATATTTAAGAGATTATTCTTATAATCTTAGATGGGtcgaatttaaaattaataaactcttaTGCTATGAATTTGACAtaagtgaaattgtattttgcattcatttttaatattttaaatgtgAAATTTTTGCTTAACACTTAGTTTTGACAACTTGATTCATCTTTTTGTATtacattattattttctatGGAATTTGCTATTAAAAAATTCatactttcaattttttttttgagttagtgacagttaaaatgataatttattttttaaaagttatataaataattacattaataGTAGAAGTAataaaatcttataattttaaaatggggtactatataatataatggGTAATACATAATTAACATATCAATATATAATTATCTACTATTGCACATTGTgtcaattaaaaaaatcttattattgtattttaataaaatatgtcaaaaataaactaaatatatGTATCTAAACTACCTAAAGCAACAGGcgtacaacaaaaaaaaatatctggaaaaaattaaaaatatacactaTAAAAAAATGCACATGAATAAAATTCGATTTTGTATGGAAATCTCTCAAAATGTACTAAGCTGACTCAACTCTCACTGAActagtatatttatataattaatttttcttgcCACTTATATACTCGCTATTTACTTTTAAGTAGGAGCGTTCATCAAATCGCTTGCACTGCACTGTAAAAAAAACacagtttgaaattctttgcggtgcaGTCACGGCTTGTATTTTTTCTAACCACGCAGTGCGGTGCGATTTatagttttgaattgttaata
This window harbors:
- the LOC115710480 gene encoding dephospho-CoA kinase, which produces MRLVGLTGGISSGKSTVSTLFKAHGIPVVDADVVARDVLKKGTGGWKKVVSAFGEEILQPDGEVDRPRLGQIVFSDPGKRQLLNRLLAPYISSGIFWEILKLWIKGSKVIVLDIPLLFEARMDKWTKPIIVVWVDPETQLHRLMARDGSNEEDAQNRINAQMSLDLKRKKADIVINNTGSLDELNEEFQKVLCEVTKPLTWTEFGLSRQGALSVLASTIVGVIFCRNIFSNSSRL